TCCGGTGAACTGCGGGTTTCAAATTTCCTGCTCTGGCAAATCAGCTACGCCGAGATCGTGATCTTCAAGAAGTTCTGGCCGGACTTCGGGCAAGCGGATGTCTTCGAGGCCGCGCAGGAATATGCGCGACGGCACCGCCGGTTCGGCGGTCTCTGAGGAAGACGTTTCATCTTGAAGTCCCCGGGGTTCCTGCTACGCCTCGGACCCATGAATCCCACCCCGCATCGCAGGTGGGATTTTTGTGTTTTGGCGTCTCGCTGGATTCACGTGCTGTGGTTGCTCCCTTTGCTTGGAGCGATGGTCGGGAACTGGGTCCACTCTTCCAAGTTTGCAAACACCAGCAGCGGAGTGGTCCTGATGCGCCCCCGTCCTGATGCGCCCCCGCACACTGGTGTTCGCTCCGGGAACCTGCATTCCATCCTATGACGAGACCGTGGATCCGGTCCTCTCTCCGCCGGCGCTTTTCCGCCCGGTTGCCTCGAAGCTCGATCTCGGATCGCGTTGGCAAATGAAGTTCCTAGTAATCCCCGGCATCCCCGCTTTCCCATGAATCACCCTTTCATCAACCGCTGGAGCCCCGCCGTGGTAGCCCTCCGCTGGCGACATCTCTTCTGGTGCCTCCCGCTCCTCGCCCTACTGATCGGAGGCGGACGCGAATGGCAGGGATACCAGCACGACATCCAAGCACGCGGCGTGATCCAGCGCGAGGACACAGCCACGCTATCCATGGTAGAGATCCGGGAGTTGCTGCTTTCCGACGCAGTGCTTCAGGAGGCGGCCTCACGCTCCGGCTACCTGAAGGAGTGGAACGCCACCGCGGCCGAGGATCTCCGCAAGATCATCCACTGCGAAGAGATTCATGGCACCTCCCTGCTGGCGATCATGGTCAACGGCAGAAACACCCTCACCAAAGCCAGCCTCTGCGACTGGCTTCCGGTCTTGGCGAGCAGCAAGGCGTCGGAAATGCACGGCCAGCGGATCATGGATACGGAAGCCGCGCTTGAGGCGCTCAACAAGGCCCACAAGGAAAACGGCCAGCTCTACAGCCAGCATGTGAAGATAAGCCTCGATGCTCCCCAAGAACCTTTCGTCCCCACCCCGGAATCGCTCGAAGCCAAGCGCAAATTCGAAGAAAGCGCGAAGGCCCTGGAAACCGCCAGAAATGCCTACATCGACCTGCGGCTCCAAAGCCTCTCCAGCGGTGCACCGATCGCCATCATCGAGAAAGCCGCCGCGCCCGTCCCTTTCACACCCATGGAACTCATCGCCCCTTCCGCCCGGACAAGTTGCTGGGTAGGGGGAAGTGCGCTCTTGGCAGCTCTGCTCGCCTACTTCTTGGAGTGGCGCTTTCCTCGACCCGCGCGGCGGCCAGCCTTCGAGCACCCCGGCAACGCCGCCACGATCGAGGCCTAACCGGGGAAATTGCGCCCCGGACAGCTACGCACAAATACGAGAGCGGGACTGGATCCCTCGTTTGATTCACCCGCTAGCCCGCCAGACATGAGCCATCCTCATGCTTGAGGTCAAAATCCCTGACATACGGGTGGCTTGCGCTTGTCCGCCGGAGGAGACAGGGTTGCCCTTGCAACACATGGCTGACGCACCGCCGGAGCAAACGATTCTTCTAGTCGATCAGGACCACGACTTTCTGGAGTGGGCCACCAAACATTTGACCGCGAACGGACTCCGAATCCTGCGCTGCGATAATGCCGACAACGCCGTGAAAGTGGTCGAAAAGACCCCGGTGGACCTGGTGGTGGCGGACATCCAGCTCCAGCCCTTTGACGGGCTCGAGCTTCTTTCCCGCTTGCGACAGAGCTCACCGTCCACCCTCGTCATCCTCACCACCGGCTTCCCCAGCACGGGCCAAGTGATCGAGGCCACCCAGCGGGGTGCCCATGACGTGATGCGGAAGGAGGCCCTACCCTTCGAACTCCGCCCGGTGGTCGAAAGCGCTCTCCAGACCGCCGATGACCGGCGCTCTGCCGAGCAACCTGCCGCGGAAATGCCTAGCCTGGACGGCCGGGTGAAGATCATCGGCGTCTCCCGCGCTCTTCAGGATGTTTTCAAAATCGTCGGCCGGGTTGCCCGCTCCGACGCACCTGTTTTGGTCACCGGTGAAAGCGGCACCGGCAAGGAACTGGTCGCCAAGGCGATCCACGAATACTCGCCCCGCCGCCAGCAGGAGTTGATCGCGATCAATTGCGGTGCCATCCCGGAGAACCTCTTGGAAAGCGAGCTTTTCGGCCATGAAAAGGGATCTTTCACCGGTGCCATCGCTCGCCGGGCCGGTCGCTTCGAACAGGCCGATGGTGGCACGCTTTTCCTGGACGAAATCGGCGACATGCCGCTTTCCGTGCAGGTGAAGCTGCTCCGTGTATTGCAGGACGGCACCTTTTCCCGTGTCGGTTCGAACGAAACCCTGAGCGCGGACGTCCGGATCGTCACCGCGACCAACAAGACGCTTTCCTCCGAAGTCGCCGCAGGCCGCTTCCGGGAAGACCTTTACTATCGACTGAACGTGGTGGAAATCCGCCTGCCCCCTCTCCGGGAGCGCGCGGAGGACATTCCGCTGCTGGCCGAGTTTTTCCTCCAGCGGATCACCCGCAAGAATGGGATGGCCCGCATCCGCCTCTCCGCTGAGGCGATCTCTGCCCTTCAGGCTCACCGTTGGCCGGGCAACGTGCGCGAACTGGAAAACACGATCGCCCGCGCCTGCGCTCTCGCATCCTCCACGGTTCTCCTTCCGGCAGATATCCCGCTGGCTGCGGCTCCGGGATCGGAGAAGGGCGGCGTGAAACAGGCTCTCGGCCGCCTGCTGGATTCGGTCCCTGCCGGCGAAAATGCGATCGCTTGGTTCGCACGCGAGCTAGCCGCTTGCTCCTTGGAGCGCCACGATGGCGACCTGAAGGAAGCGGGCGCGGAGCTAGGCATCAGCGCCTCCGAGCTGCGCCGGATCCTCGCGAGTACCGATGCTGCGAAGCTCGCCGCGATTGGCGGAGACGAATGAGCTTTCGCGACCTCTGATAACGACTCGCCGCTGGCCATGCCCGCAGGTCCCGTTTAGCGTCCCCTCATGCGTTTTCGTCCGCTGCTTGTCATCCCGCTGGTGATTTCCCTCGCCACGGCGGCAGCTCCGAAGCCGGAAAACATCCCGGCCTTTCGCGATGGCCTCGACGCGATGTCGGCAAGGTTGTGGGAGGTGGCCGTGACCCGCTTCGAGGCAGCCTTGGCCACACCGGAACTAGACGCTGCGGGCAAGCAGGCGATCCTGCTCCGCCTGATCGAAACCCGGATCCGTGCCAATGATGCGGATGAAGCGCTGAAGCTGCTCGCGGATCCGGCACTGGCTGGCAATCCCGGGATTTCTTTTTGGAAAGCCCAAGCGCTTGCCTCGAAGGGACAACTCGCCGAAGCCGTCGCCGCGCTGGATGAGAAATCCACCGGAGAGAGTGCGCCTCATCGTCGCGAGGCGCTCTTCACCCGCGCCGCGCTTCAGCAACTACTGGGCGATCTGTCTGGTGCGCTCGAAGCGCTCCAGATTCTTTCGAAAGAAAAGGATCCCGCGACGGTACTGGAAGCCAAGATGGAGATCGCCTCCATCTTGCTCGACCAAGGCAAAGGGGCGGAAGCGCTCGCGACGCTGCCTCCGCCAAATGCAAAGATGACTCCGCTTCAGGCGGCACGCGCGGAATTGCTTCGGGGGCAGGCGCAGCTGGCCCTGAACGAACATCAGGCGGCCGCCGGGATTTTCTCCGCCATGCTGAAGCACGGCGACGAAGCCTTCGCCGCCTATCGCCAGGAAGCGACGGTGGGACTTGCGCGCGCGCAGCTCGCCGCAGGCAACCGCGAGGCAGCGATCGATGGACTGATCGCCTTCATCGAACTCAACCGCGACTCTCCAAAAATCGGCGAGGCTTTTCCGCTGCTGATGGAGTGTCTGCCGGCCCATCCCGCGACCGACGACGTGATCCTCACCCGTCTCGATGAATGGTGCCGGGACGCTCCTCCGGATACTCCCATCGGACTCGGTACGGGCAGCGATAGCAGCGCCGTGTGGCCGAGCGCCCGCCCCTCAGCGGACGAACTGGAAACGCAGGCGCTCTTCCATCTGGCCATAGGCCTGAGGCGGGAGGGTTCCGCGGAGTCGAAGTTCCGTGCCCGCCAGTTACTCACCCGCTTGCGAATCGACTATCCCAATCATCCGCTGGCACGCCGGGCCCTGCTGGAGATCAGCCGCTGGGACTTGGCCGATGGCCGGAAGGAACAGGCGGAGGCTTCGCTCTCCGCGCTTGATGAAGCGGAGGTCGCACCCGCCATGCGAGCCGAAGCCTTCCTTTCCGCCGCCACCACCGCCTTCGACGCGGGCGATTTCACCCTGGCCTCCGGAGAGCTTGAGAAAGCGGCCGCCTTGCTAGACGGCGAAGGCCAACGACAAGCATGGCTGAATACCGCAGTGACTCGGCTGGCAGCCGGGGATCTTCCGGGCTTCGATACCGTCTCAAAGGCCCATGGCAAGGACCCCCGGATCGAGGATGACCTCGCGCTCGAGCGCACTTTGTTCCTGACGGCAAAACGCGATCCTGCAGCGATGGAGGATCTGGACAAGTTCATCATCGAGCATCCACAGCATCCGCGGATCGCCGAAGCACGGCTGGCTGCAGCGCACGCCGCCTTGGAAAACAGCCCTCCGGACCCGGCCTTTGCGAAAGCCCAGATCGAAAGTATTTCCGAGCAACAGGCCGCCACGCTACCCCAAGGTTCCCTGGTCTTGGCAAAGATTCGCGTGGCCGCCGTAGAGAAACGTTGGGCGGATGCGGCACAAATCGCCGATGCTTATCTAAAGGCGAACCCGAAGGATCCGCAGGCCAACGAAATCCGCTACGAGCAGGGCAATGCCCGCTTCAAAAACGGCGACTTCAACCAAGCCCGCCTGGAACTTGAAAAGCTGGCCATGGACGCCCCCGATGGCCGCCATGCCCAAGCGGCCCTCTTGCTCGCCGCCCGCTCCGCGGCCTTGGGAGCGACCGCCCAAGCGAAACAAGAAAGCATCGTCCTTTTTGACAAGCTGATCGCAGCAAACGGCGAGTTGGCCGATGCGGCACGGCTCCTGAAGACCGAGGTGCTTAGCCCCGCGGAGGCGGCAAAGGAACTATTGCCGTGGTTTCAGGGGATGAAGAAAGACGACCCGCGCCGCTTGATCGCGGGGCTTCATCTGGGAGACGCCCTCTTCAACAGTGCTGGCACGGACAATGCCCCGCTGGAGCAGGCCCTCGCCATCTACGAGGATTTGCTGGCAAACATGGCGCCGAATTCCTCGAGCCGCTTTGAAGTGGAATATCTCCGAGGCCGGGTGCTCGAGGAGCTGCCCGATTCCAAGGACCCTTCCAAAAAGCGCTT
This portion of the Luteolibacter luteus genome encodes:
- a CDS encoding tetratricopeptide repeat protein translates to MRFRPLLVIPLVISLATAAAPKPENIPAFRDGLDAMSARLWEVAVTRFEAALATPELDAAGKQAILLRLIETRIRANDADEALKLLADPALAGNPGISFWKAQALASKGQLAEAVAALDEKSTGESAPHRREALFTRAALQQLLGDLSGALEALQILSKEKDPATVLEAKMEIASILLDQGKGAEALATLPPPNAKMTPLQAARAELLRGQAQLALNEHQAAAGIFSAMLKHGDEAFAAYRQEATVGLARAQLAAGNREAAIDGLIAFIELNRDSPKIGEAFPLLMECLPAHPATDDVILTRLDEWCRDAPPDTPIGLGTGSDSSAVWPSARPSADELETQALFHLAIGLRREGSAESKFRARQLLTRLRIDYPNHPLARRALLEISRWDLADGRKEQAEASLSALDEAEVAPAMRAEAFLSAATTAFDAGDFTLASGELEKAAALLDGEGQRQAWLNTAVTRLAAGDLPGFDTVSKAHGKDPRIEDDLALERTLFLTAKRDPAAMEDLDKFIIEHPQHPRIAEARLAAAHAALENSPPDPAFAKAQIESISEQQAATLPQGSLVLAKIRVAAVEKRWADAAQIADAYLKANPKDPQANEIRYEQGNARFKNGDFNQARLELEKLAMDAPDGRHAQAALLLAARSAALGATAQAKQESIVLFDKLIAANGELADAARLLKTEVLSPAEAAKELLPWFQGMKKDDPRRLIAGLHLGDALFNSAGTDNAPLEQALAIYEDLLANMAPNSSSRFEVEYLRGRVLEELPDSKDPSKKRLAEALDVYFSVLQDASKQAPANWKWVDLCGMRARGLLESAERWEAAIAVAEQHAKLASPRAQEAAERAKQLKLEHFHWEK
- a CDS encoding sigma-54-dependent transcriptional regulator; the encoded protein is MADAPPEQTILLVDQDHDFLEWATKHLTANGLRILRCDNADNAVKVVEKTPVDLVVADIQLQPFDGLELLSRLRQSSPSTLVILTTGFPSTGQVIEATQRGAHDVMRKEALPFELRPVVESALQTADDRRSAEQPAAEMPSLDGRVKIIGVSRALQDVFKIVGRVARSDAPVLVTGESGTGKELVAKAIHEYSPRRQQELIAINCGAIPENLLESELFGHEKGSFTGAIARRAGRFEQADGGTLFLDEIGDMPLSVQVKLLRVLQDGTFSRVGSNETLSADVRIVTATNKTLSSEVAAGRFREDLYYRLNVVEIRLPPLRERAEDIPLLAEFFLQRITRKNGMARIRLSAEAISALQAHRWPGNVRELENTIARACALASSTVLLPADIPLAAAPGSEKGGVKQALGRLLDSVPAGENAIAWFARELAACSLERHDGDLKEAGAELGISASELRRILASTDAAKLAAIGGDE